One genomic window of Cannabis sativa cultivar Pink pepper isolate KNU-18-1 chromosome 2, ASM2916894v1, whole genome shotgun sequence includes the following:
- the LOC115720650 gene encoding uncharacterized protein LOC115720650, with amino-acid sequence MNLIEPNNLFIFIDICSVKINNPHPNPHLLHAFANELYSVKMFPGKGINSHLIMMNLKFQKANLLGIDLSKEQWVQFILNSLLPEYNRFFVSYMINNFNLFDVDKLDAELRVYEQTLPARRPPSSFEDMDKMKAVVIENDASDNAASSSSILRARIKIEPINETIREQMSKRILLCSYCGEKGHSEERYLRLLDHWNEAA; translated from the exons atgaatttaattgaaccaaataatttatttatttttattgatatttgtagtgtcaAAATAAACAACCCACACCCCAACCCTCATCTTTTACATGCCTTTGCaaatgaactctatagtgtgaaaatgttTCCTGGTAAGGGCATTAATTCACACTTAatcatgatgaatctgaagttccagaAAGCAAATTTGctgggaattgatttatcaaaagaGCAATGGGTTCAATTCATTCTCAACAGTCTTCTACCTGAGTATAATAGATTTTTTGTATCATACATGATCAATAATTTTAACTTATTCGACGTAGACAAGCTAGACGCAGAATTGCGTGTTTATGAACAAACTTTGCCTGCAAGGAGGCCTCCCTCTagttttgaagacatggacaaAATGAAAGCTGTAGTAATTGAGAATGATGCTTCTGACaatgctgcttcttcaagttcaATTTTGAGAGCTAGAATCAAAATTGAACCAATAAATGAAACAATTAGAGAACAAATGAGCAAACGTATTCTTCTATGTTCATACTGTGGAGAGAAGGGACATTCGGAAGAAAGATATCTTAGACTTCTTGACCATTGGAACGAAG ctgcttga
- the LOC115720649 gene encoding F-box protein At1g55000 has translation MGCCCDEEEDDILKHLNSTIATTQTLNPSSPSSDIISPMNSHFSALTSHDLLRLIFHKLPIPDLARSSCVCRFWNSVASDKEILARAFKAPWKLAHVIGEPVSGIFWRDNNLGKFAISHRIVRGDSVASLAVKYSVQVMDIKRLNNMMSEHGIYSRERLLIPISDPQILVGQTCYVELDTYAKREVAVVYLDGTGPSVNTPSLLQRTRSEQAKKRVIHSLKRSMQVDDGTAEYYFSISNGDPRAAFSEFSEDLRWERGVGLS, from the exons ATGGGTTGCTGTTGCGACGAAGAAGAGGATGATATCCTCAAGCACCTGAACTCCACCATTGCTACTacccaaaccctaaacccatCTTCCCCCTCCTCCGATATCATTTCTCCCATGAACTCTCACTTCTCAGCCTTAACCAGCCACGATTTGCTCCGACTCATCTTCCACAAGCTTCCCATTCCCGATCTAGCTCGCTCCAGCTGCGTCTGCAGATTTTGGAACTCCGTCGCCTCCGATAAGGAAATCCTCGCCAGAGCTTTCAAAGCCCCCTGGAAATTGGCACATGTGATCGGAGAGCCCGTCTCTGGAATCTTTTGGAGGGATAATAATCTTGGAAAGTTCGCAATTTCTCATCGGATTGTTCGTGGCGATAGTGTAGCTAGTCTCGCTGTTAAGTACTCTGTTCAG GTTATGGATATTAAGAGACTGAACAATATGATGAGTGAACATGGGATATACTCTAGAGAGAGATTGTTGATTCCCATAAGTGATCCCCAAATTCTTGTTGGGCAAACTTGCTATGTGGAGCTTGATACTTATGCGAAGAGGGAAGTGGCTGTGGTGTATCTTGATGGTACCGGCCCGAGTGTAAATACTCCATCTTTGTTGCAGAGGACGAGGTCTGAGCAAGCCAAGAAAAGGGTTATTCATTCCTTGAAGAGGAGCATGCAAGTTGATGATGGAACTGCAGAGTACTACTTTTCAATTTCCAATGGTGATCCTCGTGCTGCGTTTTCTGAGTTCTCTGAGGATCTCAGGTGGGAAAGGGGCGTGGGTTTGAGCTAA